From one Luteipulveratus mongoliensis genomic stretch:
- a CDS encoding ABC transporter substrate-binding protein: MRKQRLKLTVAAGAVLALGLTACGGSSSDGTSGDGNGKGGKEAFNAGLTSVLNPSTKKGGIIKLAHSEDWDTPDPGETYYGMSWDFLRVYGRSLLTFKAAPGKASNELVPDLAESLGKPTDGGKTWTYKIRKGVKYEDGKEVTAQDVKYAVLRSTDKVTFPNGPAYFEQFLNLPKDWKGPYKSKGMNTDSAISTPDNYTIVFHLKQAFGGFDYLAQLPQTVPVPQAKDTGSKYRNHVISSGPYMFDKVQNGKLYTLKRNPHWDAKTDPLRKALPDGYEVTLNVDANDIDNRIKDGSLDVDIAGTGVQAAAQGTILADPALKARSDNPTIARLQYLSITSQVKPFDNIECRRAVMYGIDQTGYQTAYGGQFSGGDLATTVMPPSIPGYSKFDLYPNGKDHKGDLTKAKESLTKCGQPNGFSTTMLYRADRPKERATAESVQQSLKRIGIKLTLKGVPSGDYFSQFAGNPPYMRKNGVGLATNSWGADWNDGFGFISQIVDSRVIRETGGSSNVSVRIPQVNQMLDKAVATVDKGARDAQYGAIDKRVMQEAEVYPGLYGKVLLLRSSRLSNVFYSDAYGMYDYLSMGVK, from the coding sequence ATGAGAAAACAGCGATTGAAGCTCACGGTCGCCGCTGGCGCCGTGCTCGCGTTGGGGCTGACCGCATGCGGGGGCAGCTCCAGCGACGGCACCTCCGGTGACGGCAACGGCAAGGGCGGTAAGGAAGCCTTCAACGCCGGCCTGACGTCGGTGCTCAACCCGTCCACCAAGAAGGGCGGCATCATCAAGCTCGCCCACTCCGAGGACTGGGACACCCCAGACCCCGGTGAGACGTACTACGGCATGTCCTGGGACTTCCTGCGCGTCTACGGCCGCTCGCTGCTGACCTTCAAGGCGGCTCCCGGCAAGGCCAGCAATGAATTGGTCCCGGACCTTGCTGAGAGCCTCGGCAAGCCGACCGATGGCGGCAAGACCTGGACGTACAAGATTCGCAAGGGCGTCAAGTACGAGGACGGCAAGGAGGTGACGGCGCAGGACGTGAAGTACGCGGTCCTTCGCTCGACCGACAAGGTCACCTTCCCCAACGGTCCGGCGTACTTCGAGCAGTTCCTCAACCTGCCGAAGGACTGGAAGGGCCCCTACAAGTCCAAGGGGATGAACACCGACTCGGCGATCAGCACCCCGGACAACTACACGATCGTCTTCCACCTCAAGCAGGCTTTCGGTGGCTTCGACTACCTGGCCCAGCTGCCGCAGACCGTGCCTGTGCCGCAGGCCAAGGACACGGGCTCGAAGTACCGCAACCACGTGATCTCCAGTGGTCCCTACATGTTCGACAAGGTGCAGAACGGCAAGCTCTACACCCTGAAGCGCAACCCGCACTGGGACGCCAAGACCGACCCGCTGCGTAAGGCGCTGCCGGACGGCTACGAGGTCACGCTCAACGTCGACGCCAATGACATCGACAACCGCATCAAGGACGGCAGCCTCGATGTCGACATCGCTGGTACGGGTGTCCAGGCTGCGGCCCAGGGCACCATTCTCGCGGACCCGGCGCTGAAGGCTCGGTCGGACAACCCGACCATCGCGCGCCTGCAGTACCTGTCGATCACGTCGCAGGTGAAGCCGTTCGACAACATCGAGTGCCGCAGGGCCGTGATGTACGGCATCGATCAGACGGGCTACCAGACGGCGTACGGCGGCCAGTTCTCCGGTGGTGACCTCGCGACGACGGTCATGCCGCCGAGCATCCCGGGTTACTCCAAGTTCGACCTGTACCCGAACGGCAAGGACCACAAGGGCGACCTGACCAAGGCCAAGGAGAGCCTGACCAAGTGCGGTCAGCCGAACGGCTTCTCCACGACCATGCTCTACCGGGCCGACCGCCCGAAGGAGCGGGCCACCGCCGAGTCGGTGCAGCAGTCACTCAAGCGGATCGGCATCAAGCTCACGCTCAAGGGTGTTCCGTCCGGTGACTACTTCTCCCAGTTCGCCGGCAACCCGCCCTACATGCGCAAGAACGGTGTCGGTCTCGCCACCAACAGCTGGGGTGCGGACTGGAACGACGGCTTCGGGTTCATCTCGCAGATCGTCGACAGCCGCGTCATCCGGGAGACCGGTGGCTCATCCAACGTGAGCGTGCGCATTCCGCAGGTCAACCAGATGCTCGACAAGGCTGTCGCCACCGTCGACAAGGGCGCGCGAGACGCGCAGTACGGCGCGATCGACAAGCGCGTGATGCAGGAGGCCGAGGTCTACCCCGGTCTCTACGGCAAGGTTCTGCTGCTGCGTAGCTCGCGACTGAGCAACGTGTTCTACAGCGACGCCTACGGGATGTACGACTACCTGTCCATGGGTGTGAAGTAG
- a CDS encoding ABC transporter permease, producing the protein MPPLVIAFIVRRLVAAVVLLFVVTVMTFSIFYLVPRWAGATPETLASRYVGRSATESTVKVTAEKLGFNDPIVVQYGNWAKGLFVGQEYDYGSGVEKCPAPCVGYSFLKKQPVWPELLDRIPVTLSLAVGAALIWVIFGVATGVLSALRRGSLFDRAAMTVALAGVSLPIFFTGLISLAFFSYQLHWTKPGGSYVPFQENPITWAQCLMLPWITLALLFSAQYARLTRAGMLDTMNEDYIRTARAKGLRERNVVIKHGLRGALTPILTIFGLDIGLLLGGAVLTEKTFSLNGLGKYAVEGIVQNDLPKILGVTMVASVFVIIANLVVDLLYAVVDPRVRIG; encoded by the coding sequence GTGCCACCGCTTGTGATCGCATTCATCGTTCGCCGGCTCGTCGCCGCCGTCGTCCTGCTGTTCGTCGTCACTGTGATGACGTTCTCGATCTTCTACCTGGTGCCCCGCTGGGCGGGCGCCACGCCGGAGACGCTGGCCAGCCGCTACGTCGGCCGGTCGGCGACCGAGAGCACCGTCAAGGTGACCGCCGAGAAGCTCGGCTTCAACGACCCGATCGTGGTGCAGTACGGCAACTGGGCCAAAGGCCTCTTCGTCGGTCAGGAGTATGACTACGGCTCCGGAGTCGAGAAGTGTCCGGCCCCCTGCGTCGGCTATTCCTTCCTGAAGAAGCAACCCGTCTGGCCGGAACTGCTCGACCGCATTCCAGTCACCTTGTCCCTTGCCGTCGGCGCGGCACTCATCTGGGTGATCTTCGGCGTCGCGACGGGGGTGCTATCCGCTTTGAGACGCGGCAGCCTGTTCGATCGAGCGGCCATGACAGTCGCTCTCGCAGGCGTGTCGTTACCGATCTTCTTCACCGGTCTCATCTCCCTGGCGTTCTTCAGCTATCAACTGCACTGGACCAAACCCGGCGGCTCTTACGTGCCATTCCAGGAAAATCCGATCACCTGGGCGCAATGCCTGATGCTGCCTTGGATCACCCTCGCCCTGCTGTTCTCCGCCCAGTACGCCCGACTGACCCGAGCGGGCATGCTGGACACAATGAACGAGGACTACATCCGGACGGCGCGGGCTAAGGGTCTGCGTGAGCGAAACGTCGTCATCAAGCACGGACTGCGCGGCGCGCTGACCCCGATCCTGACGATCTTCGGCCTGGACATCGGCCTCCTCCTGGGAGGTGCGGTGCTGACCGAGAAGACGTTCAGTCTCAACGGTCTTGGCAAGTACGCCGTGGAGGGCATCGTGCAGAACGACCTCCCGAAGATCCTGGGCGTCACCATGGTCGCCTCGGTATTCGTGATCATCGCCAACCTGGTCGTGGACCTCTTGTACGCCGTTGTCGACCCGAGGGTGAGGATCGGCTGA
- a CDS encoding ABC transporter ATP-binding protein: MADQDPYLQVKDLKVHFPTDDGIVKSVDGLTFDVARGKTLGIVGESGSGKSVTSLSIMGLHKRGSAQISGQILLDGEDLVDASPESVRQLRGKRMAMIFQDPLSAMHPYYTVGNQIVEAYRVHNKVSKGVARKHAIDMLDRVGIPQPDKRVDAYPHEFSGGMRQRAMIAMALSCDPELLIADEPTTALDVTVQAQILDLIRDLQEEFNSAVIIITHDLGVVAELSDDILVMYGGRAAEYATAEDIFDRPQHPYTWGLLGSMPRIDRARSERLIPIKGNPPSLINIPSGCAFHPRCEYAGRNGDLSTTERPELLDVGGGHRVACHLSNEERATIWENDIAPRLRGEA; the protein is encoded by the coding sequence ATGGCTGACCAGGATCCGTATCTGCAAGTCAAAGACCTGAAGGTGCACTTCCCGACCGACGACGGCATCGTGAAGTCAGTCGACGGTCTGACCTTCGACGTAGCCCGCGGCAAGACGCTCGGCATCGTCGGCGAGTCCGGTTCGGGTAAGAGCGTGACGAGTCTGTCGATCATGGGGCTGCACAAACGTGGCTCGGCCCAGATCTCCGGGCAGATCCTGCTCGACGGCGAAGACCTCGTCGATGCGAGCCCGGAGTCCGTACGCCAGCTGCGCGGCAAGCGGATGGCGATGATCTTTCAGGACCCGCTGTCGGCCATGCACCCCTACTACACGGTGGGCAACCAGATCGTGGAGGCGTACCGCGTCCACAACAAGGTCAGCAAGGGAGTCGCGCGCAAGCACGCGATCGACATGCTCGACCGGGTCGGCATCCCGCAGCCGGACAAGCGGGTGGACGCCTACCCGCACGAGTTCTCCGGCGGTATGCGTCAGCGCGCCATGATCGCGATGGCGCTGTCGTGCGACCCTGAGCTGCTGATCGCCGATGAGCCGACGACCGCCCTGGACGTCACGGTCCAGGCGCAGATCCTGGACCTCATCCGGGACCTGCAGGAGGAGTTCAACTCCGCGGTCATCATCATCACGCACGACCTCGGCGTGGTCGCGGAGCTGTCCGACGACATTCTGGTGATGTACGGCGGGCGGGCGGCCGAGTACGCCACCGCGGAGGACATCTTCGACCGGCCGCAGCACCCCTACACCTGGGGGCTGCTCGGCTCGATGCCGCGCATCGACCGGGCTCGCAGCGAGCGGCTGATCCCCATCAAGGGCAACCCTCCCAGCCTGATCAACATCCCGTCCGGATGCGCCTTCCACCCGCGCTGTGAGTACGCCGGCCGCAACGGCGACCTCAGCACGACCGAACGTCCGGAGCTGCTCGACGTCGGTGGCGGCCACCGCGTCGCCTGCCACCTGTCCAACGAGGAGCGGGCGACGATCT